A single Lolium perenne isolate Kyuss_39 chromosome 6, Kyuss_2.0, whole genome shotgun sequence DNA region contains:
- the LOC139832494 gene encoding uncharacterized protein has product MKIWSAHAQPKCKSFGWLALHGKLLTADMLAIRGWPHDPRCPLCLSEPETADHLCRNCSFTAAVWNLIKSWDGDSSGDRRLDFQSIPDWWNDMIKEKPQKDKKRISGRFLYVLWNAWKERNRRIFTGQRLTYLEVASIANEDILQRVRSINGFGPVIPAEPD; this is encoded by the coding sequence atgaagatttggtcggCACATGCGCAGCCCAAATGCAAGTCATTTGGTTGGCTAGCCCTTCATGGAAAGCTCCTTACCGCCGATATGCTTGCCATCCGAGGATGGCCTCACGACCCTCGATGCCCCTTGTGCCTCAGCGAGCCTGAGACAGCTGACCACCTTTGTAGAAACTGCTCGTTCACGGCGGCCGTCTGGAACCTTATCAAATCTTGGGATGGCGACTCCTCCGGCGACCGACGCCTCGACTTCCAATCCATACCTGACTGGTGGAATGACATGATAAAGGAAAAGCCGCAGAAAGATAAGAAACGCATCAGCGGCCGGTTCTTATATGTACTCTGGAACGCATGGAAGGAACGAAACCGGCGCATTTTCACTGGACAACGTCTTACCTACCTTGAGGTCGCAAGCATCGCTAACGAGGATATCCTCCAAAGGGTTCGTTCTATAAATGGTTTCGGTCCGGTCATCCCGGCCGAGCCGGATTAG